One Thioclava electrotropha DNA segment encodes these proteins:
- a CDS encoding NACHT domain-containing protein — protein sequence MRFWIALLLLLPFTLAYATPIPVKSGEHDGFSRLVVYLPASASRALAPVDGGFRLATDASDPQYAIQNVFELIPRERLKALIAEPDGTLRLKLAPEVVPETFTLESGAFVIDLKDAPPAQAALAPAGAVRDRAKSSPTNAPRPSSPPRLRTVQPVAIGRDYLDLFWQPPHMRETTAAPVTISDSAPKPQIPPKPDPRLDGIEESLLRQISRAASQGLVSAQVKPSKAQPSRSGQQANSPASETPTESADDPMGPPAPTLPPHLAVDSMTVIDRDHLVTPPQTQLEVSECPPDRYFDLASWIDERPAFAQISDARRDLLGEFDVPNPRKVMALARLYIAFGFGTESRALLRDMGKDGPGKDALLFVGSILDQDPAAAASPLARLTDCDGAVALWAFLASDPPPEKRDVAFAALRRNFEALPADLRRSLAPKLVARLTQIGAADVARSLEPAVSRITTEDRTALDTVEAEIQAKEADPQALGNLEALSKTNSEQGLRALILWLNGQIDAGGEVDPASLANAEALAFELAKAPEAPELRRIAAIGHAANSEFPKAFEIYADATMIADSNGTLAAIFTRLVGQASDAAFLRTLYDELPLAEEVAQIPDLRQELAERAISLGMPAVAVRLLGKAAPLTEQDKTLLARAALLELDPAAALAHLKDLGGQQVEQLRAEALSRLGRHDDARAAYLRAGNREDARAQSWHKGDWSNLETSPDAVEKQFLETFGAAPSPGTDIQGGPITQARSLLERSQAERETLSKMLDRLALPSAQE from the coding sequence ATGAGGTTCTGGATCGCGCTTCTTTTGCTGCTGCCCTTCACCCTGGCTTATGCCACGCCAATTCCGGTCAAATCGGGCGAACATGACGGCTTTTCCCGCCTCGTGGTCTATCTGCCCGCATCGGCCAGTCGGGCTCTTGCACCCGTAGATGGAGGTTTTCGCCTCGCGACCGACGCATCAGATCCGCAATATGCGATTCAGAACGTGTTCGAGTTGATCCCGCGTGAGAGGTTGAAAGCACTTATTGCTGAACCGGATGGCACGCTTCGTCTGAAACTCGCTCCCGAGGTCGTTCCCGAAACCTTTACTCTCGAAAGCGGTGCATTCGTCATCGACCTCAAGGATGCCCCCCCAGCTCAAGCCGCGCTGGCGCCAGCTGGGGCCGTGCGCGATCGGGCCAAATCTTCGCCAACGAATGCGCCGCGGCCATCCTCCCCGCCCCGGCTTAGAACCGTTCAGCCCGTCGCGATTGGACGGGACTATCTCGACCTCTTCTGGCAGCCGCCGCATATGCGCGAAACCACCGCTGCGCCGGTGACGATCTCGGATAGCGCGCCTAAACCGCAAATCCCGCCGAAACCGGATCCGCGACTTGATGGCATTGAAGAGAGCCTCTTACGCCAGATTTCGCGGGCGGCATCGCAGGGGCTCGTCTCGGCTCAGGTGAAGCCTTCGAAGGCCCAGCCCTCTAGGAGCGGGCAACAAGCAAACTCTCCGGCAAGCGAGACGCCCACGGAGAGCGCCGACGATCCTATGGGTCCACCCGCGCCGACACTGCCGCCGCATCTCGCCGTCGATTCGATGACCGTGATCGATCGAGATCATCTCGTCACGCCACCCCAGACGCAACTGGAGGTATCCGAATGCCCTCCCGATCGATATTTCGACCTCGCGAGCTGGATCGACGAGCGCCCGGCCTTCGCGCAGATCAGCGATGCACGCCGTGATCTTTTGGGCGAATTCGACGTCCCCAACCCGCGTAAGGTGATGGCTTTGGCAAGGCTATACATCGCCTTCGGCTTCGGGACGGAATCCCGCGCGCTTTTGCGCGACATGGGTAAGGATGGTCCTGGCAAAGATGCTCTGCTCTTTGTCGGATCGATCCTCGATCAGGACCCTGCCGCCGCCGCATCGCCGCTCGCGCGGCTCACAGATTGCGATGGTGCGGTCGCGCTTTGGGCTTTCCTTGCATCAGACCCGCCGCCCGAAAAACGAGATGTCGCATTCGCCGCGCTCCGCCGAAATTTCGAAGCACTTCCGGCGGATCTGCGACGTTCCCTGGCACCAAAGCTTGTGGCTAGGCTCACGCAAATTGGGGCAGCGGATGTGGCACGGTCTCTCGAACCTGCGGTCAGCCGAATAACCACGGAGGATCGAACTGCGCTTGATACAGTGGAGGCGGAAATTCAAGCGAAAGAAGCGGATCCACAAGCTTTGGGTAACCTTGAGGCGCTTTCGAAAACGAATTCAGAGCAGGGCTTGCGCGCGTTGATCTTATGGCTCAACGGCCAGATCGATGCGGGCGGAGAGGTCGATCCGGCATCTCTCGCCAATGCTGAGGCGCTCGCCTTCGAACTTGCCAAAGCGCCGGAGGCACCGGAGCTGCGGCGCATCGCTGCGATCGGGCACGCCGCGAATTCCGAATTTCCTAAAGCTTTTGAGATCTATGCCGATGCGACCATGATCGCGGACTCAAACGGCACGCTCGCGGCAATATTCACACGGTTAGTTGGTCAAGCCAGCGACGCGGCTTTCCTTCGCACCCTCTATGACGAATTGCCACTTGCCGAGGAAGTCGCACAGATACCGGACCTGCGACAAGAATTGGCCGAACGCGCAATCTCTCTGGGAATGCCGGCAGTCGCCGTGCGCCTCCTCGGCAAGGCCGCGCCACTGACGGAGCAGGACAAAACGCTGCTCGCTCGGGCAGCGCTTCTTGAGTTGGACCCTGCAGCTGCTCTCGCCCATCTGAAAGACCTCGGCGGTCAGCAAGTCGAGCAACTCCGGGCGGAGGCTTTGTCCCGGCTCGGTCGACACGACGACGCGCGCGCCGCCTACCTTCGCGCGGGCAATCGAGAAGATGCGCGCGCACAGTCCTGGCATAAGGGCGACTGGTCAAACCTGGAGACCTCGCCCGATGCGGTGGAGAAGCAGTTTTTGGAAACCTTCGGTGCGGCGCCTTCGCCTGGGACGGATATCCAAGGCGGCCCGATCACTCAGGCGCGCAGCCTCTTGGAGCGAAGCCAAGCCGAGCGAGAAACGTTGTCGAAAATGCTCGACCGTCTTGCCTTGCCGTCCGCACAGGAATGA
- the fliF gene encoding flagellar basal-body MS-ring/collar protein FliF, translating into MRRKLAAIFGVIAMIATVFAIGSIASKPTLALLYAGLGSSEAGEVISALEQRGVAYEVRGDSIFVAAPQRDELRMTLASQGLPATGGAGYELLDSLSGFGTTSQMFDAAYWRAKEGELARTIAAVPSIRSARVHIAHPTNMPFRGTPKPTASVTITPTLGGLSGAQAKAVRYLVASAVTGMTPEDVSVIDSARGLIPFNDNPALPGSGEDRAQALKQNVERLLEARVGPGNVVVEVALDTATEREAITERRFDPEGRVAISTDTSETSKTSDSTTPPATTVASNLPDNGTGATGKSQSRTSETRARTNFEVSETRRELLRAPGALKRLSVAVLVDGVRGTNPDGTPSWEPRSDAELADLRELVASAVGFDEARGDVITLRSMQFEALPEAGTVAGPGFIDSMALDLTQIIQIAVLAVVALVLGLFVARPILLQKSRAGAAELPAPSATEEGATASTALTGEIDDREMPDMNMQLVSDFDLGDLPMATQADFDLDRPTDPVDRLKKMIEERQAETVEILRSWMEEPSEKT; encoded by the coding sequence ATGCGCAGGAAACTCGCCGCAATTTTTGGGGTGATCGCCATGATCGCCACGGTTTTCGCCATCGGGTCGATCGCGTCGAAGCCGACGCTTGCGCTGCTTTACGCGGGGCTTGGCAGCTCGGAAGCGGGGGAGGTGATCTCGGCGCTCGAACAGCGCGGCGTGGCCTACGAGGTGCGTGGCGATTCGATTTTCGTGGCCGCACCGCAGCGCGACGAATTGCGGATGACGCTTGCCTCGCAAGGTCTGCCCGCAACCGGTGGCGCGGGCTACGAGCTGCTCGATTCGCTGTCGGGTTTCGGCACGACCTCGCAGATGTTCGACGCGGCCTATTGGCGCGCGAAAGAGGGGGAATTGGCGCGAACGATCGCCGCCGTGCCGTCGATCCGATCGGCACGGGTGCATATCGCGCATCCGACGAATATGCCGTTTCGCGGGACGCCCAAGCCGACCGCTTCGGTGACGATCACGCCGACGCTCGGGGGCTTGAGCGGCGCACAGGCAAAGGCGGTGCGCTATCTGGTGGCCTCGGCGGTGACCGGCATGACGCCCGAAGATGTCTCGGTGATCGACTCGGCGCGCGGGCTCATCCCCTTTAACGACAATCCCGCGCTGCCCGGCAGCGGGGAAGATCGCGCGCAAGCGTTGAAGCAGAATGTCGAACGGCTGCTCGAGGCGCGTGTGGGGCCCGGAAACGTCGTGGTCGAAGTGGCTCTCGACACCGCGACAGAGCGCGAGGCGATCACCGAAAGGCGCTTCGATCCGGAGGGGCGCGTGGCGATTTCCACCGATACGTCGGAGACCTCGAAGACCTCCGACTCGACCACGCCGCCGGCAACGACCGTCGCCTCTAACTTGCCCGATAACGGCACCGGCGCGACCGGAAAATCGCAAAGCCGCACGAGCGAGACCCGCGCGCGCACCAATTTCGAGGTGTCGGAGACGCGTCGCGAATTGCTGCGCGCGCCCGGCGCACTCAAGCGGCTCAGCGTGGCCGTCCTCGTCGATGGGGTGCGCGGGACCAATCCGGACGGAACGCCAAGCTGGGAGCCGCGCAGCGATGCCGAGCTGGCCGACCTGCGCGAACTCGTCGCCTCGGCGGTCGGGTTCGATGAGGCGCGTGGGGACGTGATCACCCTGCGGTCGATGCAGTTCGAGGCGCTGCCAGAGGCAGGAACCGTCGCAGGGCCCGGCTTCATCGACAGCATGGCGCTCGATCTGACGCAGATCATCCAGATCGCGGTCCTTGCGGTCGTCGCGCTCGTGCTTGGTCTTTTCGTCGCGCGCCCGATCCTGCTGCAGAAATCGCGTGCAGGCGCGGCGGAGTTGCCCGCGCCCAGCGCCACGGAGGAGGGCGCCACGGCGTCGACAGCGCTCACCGGTGAGATCGACGACAGGGAGATGCCCGATATGAACATGCAGCTGGTGTCCGATTTCGACCTCGGTGACCTGCCGATGGCGACACAGGCGGATTTCGACCTCGACCGTCCCACCGATCCAGTCGACCGATTGAAGAAGATGATTGAGGAGCGGCAGGCGGAAACCGTCGAAATCCTGCGTAGCTGGATGGAAGAGCCGTCGGAGAAAACATGA
- the flhA gene encoding flagellar biosynthesis protein FlhA, giving the protein MAPTLLQRAFQPTILLALALMAVIAMMILPVPSWILDIGLATSFALAILIFTVTLFIERPLDFSAFPTILLATLMLRLSLNVTSTKLIIGNGHTGTGAAGGVIEGFANFIMSGSVLIGLVVFCVILIVNFIVITKGAGRMAEVGARFALDAMPGKQLAIDSDMNAGAIDHAEARERREREQAETTFFGSLDGASKFVKGDAVAGLLITMLNLVVGLLIGTVVHGMPLDRALETYAILTVGDGLVSQIPAVIISIAAAILLSRGGAKGSTDLQLFRQLGKYPAALTTVAVLMALFGLVPGLPFLPFTAGAIILGTAAYMLRRAERARARREAMKMPAPETGPKQKSMGDVLDIDDIHVEFAPDLVKMALDPATGLDARISNMRNHVAANFGLILPEIRLTDDATLPPGHYRIRVQGVEQARDRLMPEHVLALIADNREFLPDGEEVREPVFHAPALWVPAHQQEDAALAGSTVVGPTEVLATHLLEVIKANFSRLMTLRALRRLLDEVANLSDPTRAQANRRVLDELIPDKVPVDLLLSVLRLLLDERVSIRNLLLIVEAISEARHLQSPEQICEHVRQRLGFQLVADLRREDGTIPLIQLAPDWEERFGKYTIGGEAGSDVALPPDLFNTLAANIAEKLAGAAQAGTFPALVSSGRRRRFLRTVINAKGLNAPVLSYEEIGLEARPAMVGQVPA; this is encoded by the coding sequence ATGGCGCCGACGCTCCTACAACGCGCGTTTCAGCCAACGATCCTGCTGGCACTCGCGCTGATGGCGGTCATCGCGATGATGATCCTTCCGGTGCCCTCCTGGATTCTCGACATTGGCCTCGCGACCTCGTTCGCCCTCGCGATCCTGATCTTCACCGTCACACTTTTCATCGAACGTCCGCTCGATTTCTCCGCCTTCCCCACCATTCTCCTCGCGACGCTCATGCTGCGGCTGTCGCTCAACGTTACCTCGACGAAACTCATCATCGGAAACGGACACACGGGCACGGGTGCGGCGGGCGGCGTTATCGAAGGGTTCGCGAATTTCATCATGAGCGGCTCGGTCCTGATCGGGCTGGTCGTGTTCTGCGTCATCCTGATTGTGAATTTCATCGTGATCACCAAAGGCGCGGGGCGCATGGCCGAGGTCGGCGCGCGCTTCGCGCTCGACGCGATGCCGGGTAAGCAGCTCGCGATTGACAGCGACATGAATGCGGGCGCCATCGACCATGCCGAGGCGCGAGAGCGGCGCGAACGCGAGCAGGCGGAAACCACCTTTTTCGGCTCGCTCGACGGGGCATCCAAATTCGTCAAAGGGGACGCGGTTGCCGGGCTATTAATCACGATGCTCAACCTCGTGGTCGGGCTGCTTATCGGCACCGTCGTGCATGGAATGCCGCTCGATCGCGCGCTTGAGACCTATGCGATCCTCACGGTCGGCGACGGCCTCGTCAGCCAGATACCGGCGGTCATCATCTCGATCGCAGCGGCCATCTTGCTGTCGCGCGGCGGGGCGAAAGGCTCCACCGATCTGCAGCTATTCCGCCAGCTTGGGAAATATCCGGCCGCCCTGACCACCGTTGCGGTCTTGATGGCGCTTTTCGGTCTCGTGCCGGGCCTCCCCTTCCTGCCTTTCACCGCGGGGGCCATCATCCTCGGCACAGCAGCCTATATGCTACGGCGCGCCGAACGGGCGCGCGCACGGCGCGAGGCGATGAAAATGCCCGCGCCGGAGACCGGACCGAAGCAGAAATCCATGGGTGACGTACTCGACATCGACGATATCCATGTCGAATTCGCCCCGGATCTGGTCAAGATGGCGCTCGATCCGGCGACGGGTCTGGACGCGCGCATATCCAACATGCGCAATCACGTCGCGGCGAATTTCGGATTGATCCTCCCTGAAATTCGGCTGACCGACGACGCCACTTTGCCGCCCGGTCATTACCGCATCCGCGTTCAGGGGGTGGAGCAGGCGCGCGATCGGCTGATGCCGGAGCATGTTCTTGCGCTGATCGCGGACAATCGCGAATTCCTTCCAGACGGCGAAGAAGTGCGCGAACCGGTGTTCCACGCGCCCGCGCTTTGGGTGCCCGCCCATCAGCAGGAAGACGCGGCGCTCGCCGGCTCGACGGTGGTCGGGCCGACGGAGGTGCTCGCGACGCATCTTCTCGAAGTGATCAAGGCGAATTTCTCTCGGCTGATGACGTTGCGGGCGCTGCGGCGGCTGCTCGACGAAGTCGCGAACCTCTCCGATCCGACACGCGCACAGGCCAATCGACGCGTTCTCGACGAGCTCATCCCCGACAAGGTGCCGGTCGATCTACTGCTTTCGGTGTTAAGGCTACTGCTCGATGAACGGGTCTCGATCCGCAACCTTCTGCTGATCGTCGAGGCAATCTCGGAAGCGCGCCACCTGCAAAGCCCCGAGCAGATCTGCGAACATGTGCGGCAGCGCCTCGGCTTCCAGCTCGTTGCCGATCTGCGTCGCGAGGACGGCACGATTCCCCTGATCCAACTGGCGCCCGATTGGGAGGAACGCTTCGGAAAATACACGATCGGGGGCGAGGCGGGCAGTGATGTCGCCTTGCCACCTGACCTATTCAACACGCTGGCGGCGAATATCGCCGAGAAACTCGCCGGGGCGGCCCAAGCGGGGACCTTCCCGGCACTGGTCTCTTCAGGGCGCAGGCGGCGGTTTTTGCGTACGGTCATCAACGCGAAAGGGCTGAACGCACCGGTCCTGAGCTACGAAGAAATCGGCCTGGAGGCGCGGCCCGCGATGGTCGGACAGGTCCCTGCATGA
- a CDS encoding flagellar basal body-associated FliL family protein, with translation MTDATAEAEEPPKKKSKLMLMVGLVLMLLLGGGGFYAVYSGLILAPPDTAHGAAGPETHTPEALPDIAYVALEPLAITLSGASARHLRFAAELEVPSAYQHDVELLKPRVMDVLNGYLRAVDVSLLEDPSAMMRLRAQMLRRVQLVTGDGRVRDLLVIEFVLN, from the coding sequence ATGACGGACGCCACTGCAGAGGCCGAAGAGCCACCCAAGAAAAAGTCCAAGCTGATGCTCATGGTCGGTCTCGTGCTCATGCTTTTGCTGGGCGGCGGGGGGTTCTACGCGGTCTATTCGGGGCTGATTCTCGCGCCTCCGGACACGGCACACGGTGCTGCCGGGCCGGAGACGCACACGCCCGAGGCGCTTCCCGATATCGCCTATGTCGCACTCGAACCGCTCGCGATCACGCTGAGCGGGGCATCCGCGCGTCACCTGCGGTTCGCGGCCGAGCTTGAGGTGCCCAGCGCCTATCAACATGACGTGGAGCTTTTGAAGCCGCGCGTGATGGATGTGCTGAACGGGTATTTGCGCGCGGTCGATGTCAGCCTTCTGGAGGATCCAAGCGCGATGATGCGCCTGCGCGCGCAGATGTTGCGGCGGGTGCAACTGGTCACCGGAGACGGGCGCGTGCGCGACCTTCTGGTCATCGAATTCGTGCTGAACTGA
- the motA gene encoding flagellar motor stator protein MotA: MIGIIGIVIIFAMVFGGYVAAGGKMGIILKSLPFEMIMIGGAAVGAFVLSNDMASIKHTLKDVGKVFKGPKWKPDDYRDLLCLLFELIRLARQNPVAIEEHIEDPESSSIFGKYPKILHDHEAIDIICDTMRSASMNYDDPMQVEEVLDKQLEANYHHAMHSSHAMQSVADAMPALGIVAAVLGVIKTMGSIDQPPEILGKMIGGALVGTFLGVFLAYGFIAPFASRMKGVIDEDSHFYKLIREVLIANLHNHATNICIEVGRQNTPHHIRPSFSDLEEALKSVKSEAA; encoded by the coding sequence ATGATCGGCATCATCGGCATCGTGATCATCTTCGCGATGGTTTTCGGCGGCTATGTCGCGGCGGGCGGGAAGATGGGGATCATCCTGAAATCGCTGCCCTTCGAGATGATCATGATCGGCGGCGCCGCCGTCGGCGCCTTCGTTCTGTCGAACGACATGGCCTCGATCAAGCACACGCTGAAGGATGTCGGAAAGGTTTTCAAAGGACCGAAATGGAAGCCCGACGACTACCGCGATCTTCTTTGCCTGTTGTTCGAACTGATCCGGCTTGCCCGTCAGAACCCCGTCGCGATCGAAGAGCATATCGAAGACCCGGAGAGCTCTTCGATTTTCGGGAAGTATCCGAAAATCCTGCACGATCACGAGGCGATCGACATCATCTGCGATACGATGCGATCGGCCTCGATGAATTACGACGACCCCATGCAAGTGGAAGAGGTGCTCGATAAGCAGCTCGAGGCGAATTACCACCACGCCATGCATTCGAGCCACGCGATGCAGTCGGTTGCCGACGCGATGCCCGCGCTCGGGATCGTCGCGGCGGTGCTCGGGGTCATCAAGACCATGGGGTCGATCGACCAGCCCCCCGAAATTCTCGGCAAGATGATCGGGGGCGCGCTTGTCGGGACCTTTCTCGGCGTGTTCCTCGCCTACGGGTTCATCGCCCCCTTCGCGAGCCGGATGAAGGGGGTGATCGACGAAGATAGCCACTTCTACAAACTGATCCGCGAGGTGTTGATCGCCAACCTGCACAATCACGCAACCAATATCTGCATTGAGGTCGGTCGCCAGAACACGCCCCACCACATTCGCCCAAGCTTCTCCGACCTCGAGGAGGCCTTGAAGTCGGTGAAATCGGAGGCGGCATGA
- a CDS encoding flagellar biosynthetic protein FliR: protein MAPGFGETSLPARIKTGVALAITLVSVPALAPTLASFDQGTVLPLWLASEIAIGLFLGFGLRAFVFALQIAGTMAAQSSSLSQLLGGMGGEPQPAIGNVLLIAGIAVLMSLGFHVQLIEFLIGTYQVLPVGEWPDPDALRRWGVSGVAHAFSLAFKLAAPFAVTGLIYNVALGAINRAMPQLMVAFVGAPALTAGGLILLALCAPTAIAIWREAVMAFLGNPFGAVQ from the coding sequence ATGGCCCCGGGCTTTGGCGAGACGAGCCTGCCGGCGCGGATCAAGACGGGGGTCGCACTTGCGATAACCCTGGTGTCGGTTCCGGCCCTCGCACCGACGCTCGCCAGTTTCGACCAAGGGACGGTTCTGCCGCTGTGGCTGGCCTCGGAAATCGCGATCGGCCTCTTTCTCGGCTTCGGATTGCGCGCCTTTGTCTTCGCTTTGCAAATCGCAGGCACAATGGCGGCGCAGTCGAGTTCGCTCTCCCAGCTGCTCGGCGGAATGGGCGGGGAACCGCAACCCGCAATCGGAAATGTCCTGCTGATCGCCGGAATCGCGGTGCTGATGAGCCTCGGATTTCACGTCCAGCTCATCGAGTTTCTGATCGGAACCTATCAGGTGTTACCGGTGGGCGAATGGCCCGATCCGGATGCGCTGCGGCGCTGGGGCGTCTCGGGTGTCGCGCATGCGTTTTCGCTCGCCTTCAAGCTCGCCGCCCCCTTCGCGGTCACCGGGCTGATTTACAACGTCGCGCTTGGCGCAATTAACCGAGCCATGCCGCAGCTCATGGTCGCGTTCGTCGGCGCCCCGGCGCTCACGGCAGGCGGTCTGATCCTGCTTGCCCTCTGCGCGCCCACTGCCATCGCGATCTGGCGCGAGGCGGTCATGGCCTTCCTCGGCAACCCGTTCGGAGCCGTGCAATGA
- a CDS encoding MotE family protein translates to MSRLPKRKPGRRKSRPGRGALWIIAALFVLSGGLQLAQFGAWAREATGPAHETEAAKPEDDCIDDAGFMAMLADLKVREAKLVEQEGLLSDRRNALALAETRLEARLNDLVAAEEALSKTVAVADGAAEKDVGKLVALYENMKPKQAAPLFAEMDPNFAAGFLARMRPAAAAAVMESLEPKTAYAISVLMAGRNAGAPRD, encoded by the coding sequence ATGAGCCGTCTGCCCAAGCGCAAACCCGGCCGTCGCAAATCCCGCCCGGGTCGCGGTGCGCTCTGGATCATCGCCGCGCTTTTCGTCCTGTCCGGCGGATTGCAGCTTGCGCAATTCGGAGCCTGGGCGCGCGAGGCGACCGGCCCCGCGCATGAGACCGAAGCGGCAAAACCGGAAGACGATTGTATCGACGACGCGGGGTTCATGGCAATGCTTGCAGATCTCAAGGTGCGCGAGGCGAAACTCGTCGAACAGGAAGGGCTGCTCAGCGACCGCCGCAATGCGCTCGCTCTCGCGGAAACCCGGTTGGAAGCGCGGCTGAATGATCTCGTTGCAGCGGAAGAGGCGCTGTCCAAGACCGTGGCCGTGGCAGATGGCGCGGCCGAGAAAGATGTCGGAAAGCTCGTCGCCCTTTACGAGAACATGAAGCCGAAACAGGCCGCCCCGCTTTTCGCCGAAATGGACCCGAATTTCGCCGCAGGTTTTCTCGCACGGATGCGCCCCGCTGCTGCAGCCGCGGTTATGGAAAGCCTCGAGCCGAAAACGGCCTACGCGATCAGCGTCCTGATGGCGGGTCGCAACGCAGGCGCGCCCCGCGACTGA
- a CDS encoding EscU/YscU/HrcU family type III secretion system export apparatus switch protein, with protein sequence MSEDEAGEKEFDPTPQKLEEARRKGDLVRSTEISVAAVYGSFLATLLGLGIYSVTRFGSGAMAMLDRADEMAAQFLGGGTALGGRIIGTLLVPLAPFFVVPMIAALVAYWAQRAIVVAPDKIQPKLSRINPLKNAAQKFGRSGLFEFAKSATKLAVIATILFIYLRARADLILLTQRLETVQIVGLLFRMIAEFLMIVTALAATMGAIDYLWQRSEFLRRNRMTRKELTDEMKQSEGDPHLKAQRRQKGMELAMRQSVPDTAKADVVIVNPTHYAVALKWDRASGRAPVCLSKGVDAIAARIREIAAENAVPVHSDPPTARALFAAIEIGEEIRPEHYKPVAAAIRFAEKMRKAARGGSAWRK encoded by the coding sequence ATGAGCGAAGACGAAGCCGGCGAAAAGGAATTCGATCCAACCCCGCAGAAGTTGGAGGAAGCGCGGCGCAAGGGCGATCTGGTGCGCTCGACCGAGATTTCCGTGGCCGCCGTCTATGGCAGTTTTCTCGCGACACTGCTCGGCCTGGGTATCTACAGCGTGACGCGGTTCGGCAGTGGGGCGATGGCAATGCTGGATCGCGCCGATGAGATGGCCGCGCAGTTTCTTGGTGGCGGGACGGCCCTGGGCGGGCGGATCATCGGCACGCTGCTCGTGCCGCTCGCGCCGTTTTTCGTGGTGCCGATGATCGCCGCGCTCGTCGCCTACTGGGCACAACGCGCGATCGTGGTCGCGCCCGACAAGATCCAGCCAAAGCTCAGCCGAATCAATCCGCTGAAGAATGCTGCGCAGAAATTCGGACGCAGCGGGCTGTTCGAATTCGCCAAGAGCGCGACGAAACTCGCGGTGATCGCGACGATTCTTTTCATTTACCTCAGGGCGCGCGCCGATCTGATTTTGCTCACGCAGCGCCTCGAAACGGTGCAGATCGTGGGGCTGCTGTTTCGGATGATCGCCGAGTTTCTGATGATCGTCACTGCCCTCGCCGCCACGATGGGCGCGATCGACTATCTTTGGCAGCGGTCCGAATTCCTGCGCCGCAACCGGATGACGCGCAAGGAATTGACCGACGAAATGAAACAATCCGAAGGCGATCCTCATCTGAAGGCACAGAGACGTCAGAAGGGGATGGAGCTTGCGATGCGGCAATCGGTTCCCGACACCGCCAAGGCCGATGTCGTGATCGTCAACCCGACCCATTACGCGGTCGCGCTGAAGTGGGATCGCGCCTCGGGTCGTGCACCGGTCTGCCTGTCGAAAGGGGTCGATGCGATCGCGGCGCGGATCCGCGAGATCGCGGCGGAGAACGCGGTGCCCGTGCATTCGGACCCGCCGACCGCGCGGGCGCTGTTCGCGGCGATCGAGATCGGCGAGGAAATCCGGCCGGAGCATTACAAACCCGTGGCGGCCGCGATCCGCTTTGCGGAGAAGATGCGCAAGGCGGCCCGCGGAGGTTCGGCATGGCGCAAATGA
- a CDS encoding transglycosylase SLT domain-containing protein, which yields MPWFRRALYVLCLTLVPLSAAGQPQLCEAAAKQASRESGVPYAVLMAISLNETGRKGAGGFEPWPWTVNMEGAGHWFDRRNLALAYVFKEFKRGARSFDVGCFQINFKWHGQHFSSIEDMFDPLENARYAAQFLKSLYAESGDWKRAAGAYHSRTPKHAKSYSTRFARFFAKLEGRSGPKDVMTTSAAAASPLPDIPDIVLAQSASQEQRRENGYPLLLRSKDAEPPRPGGAPGASLFARAARKARGM from the coding sequence ATGCCTTGGTTTCGGCGGGCTCTGTATGTTCTCTGTCTAACCCTCGTTCCGCTATCCGCGGCGGGGCAACCCCAGCTATGCGAGGCCGCCGCGAAGCAAGCCTCGCGCGAAAGCGGCGTTCCTTATGCGGTGCTCATGGCGATCTCGCTAAATGAGACCGGACGAAAAGGCGCGGGTGGCTTCGAGCCGTGGCCGTGGACCGTGAATATGGAAGGCGCTGGGCATTGGTTCGACCGCCGGAATTTGGCGCTCGCTTACGTTTTCAAGGAATTCAAACGCGGCGCGCGAAGCTTCGACGTCGGCTGTTTCCAGATCAATTTCAAATGGCACGGGCAGCATTTCTCATCGATCGAAGACATGTTCGACCCGTTGGAAAACGCCCGATATGCGGCGCAATTTCTGAAATCGCTCTACGCAGAAAGCGGTGACTGGAAGAGGGCGGCGGGCGCCTATCACTCGCGCACGCCCAAGCATGCGAAAAGCTATTCGACACGCTTTGCCCGGTTTTTCGCGAAACTCGAAGGCAGGAGCGGCCCGAAAGACGTGATGACCACTTCCGCCGCCGCGGCCAGTCCATTGCCTGATATTCCCGACATCGTGCTGGCACAAAGCGCGTCCCAAGAACAACGCCGAGAAAACGGCTACCCGCTTCTGCTCAGGTCGAAAGACGCAGAGCCGCCCCGGCCGGGCGGTGCCCCGGGCGCCTCCCTATTCGCGCGTGCCGCGCGAAAAGCGCGAGGGATGTGA